A DNA window from Hordeum vulgare subsp. vulgare chromosome 1H, MorexV3_pseudomolecules_assembly, whole genome shotgun sequence contains the following coding sequences:
- the LOC123410291 gene encoding uncharacterized protein LOC123410291 — protein sequence MAGGWSSLPADLLYQISARLISDADQLHAHLACAHWRATIPRPAAYRPWVVAARQAPDGLSPVGEHSFLLPRGVPGVDFQAIPPGLPYCCGAPRGWLALADDARSPTRLVLWEPHSGTEIPLPCPCPVIQVFLSGDPLESSDWTAVATRLRRPRAHIIFFWRPGDASWSGPATVPCAKLYSVEFHAGNIYCIDGMFNLSIYDLQLGTRSPPIARSCTLVSGQSRGLSASLSGTACVRCTSWPAAASSC from the coding sequence ATGGCCGGCGGTTGGTCCTCCCTCCCGGCCGATCTTCTCTATCAGATCTCGGCTCGCCTGATCTCCGATGCCGACCAGCTCCACGCCCACCTGGCATGCGCCCACTGGCGAGCCACTATTCCTCGTCCGGCCGCCTACCGCCCGTGGGTCGTCGCCGCCCGACAGGCCCCGGACGGACTGAGCCCAGTCGGCGAGCACTCCTTCCTGCTCCCTCGCGGCGTCCCGGGCGTCGACTTCCAGGCGATCCCACCCGGCCTCCCGTACTGCTGCGGCGCGCCTCGCGGCTGGCTCGCCCTCGCGGACGACGCCCGGTCCCCGACGCGGCTCGTGCTGTGGGAGCCCCACTCCGGCACCGAGATCCCGCTCCCGTGCCCGTGCCCAGTCATCCAGGTCTTCCTCTCCGGCGACCCGCTCGAGTCGTCGGACTGGACGGCCGTCGCGACCCGGCTCAGACGGCCCAGGGCGCATATTATCTTCTTCTGGCGGCCCGGGGACGCCTCCTGGAGCGGCCCGGCCACTGTCCCTTGCGCGAAGCTCTACAGCGTCGAATTCCATGCGGGGAACATATACTGCATAGACGGCATGTTTAACCTGTCCATCTACGATCTTCAACTCGGCACAAGGTCTCCTCCCATTGCTCGGTCATGTACCCTTGTCAGTGGTCAGAGTCGTGGGCTATCCGCAAGTCTCTCAGGGACTGCGTGCGTGCGGTGCACGTCGTGGCCTGCCGCGGCGAGCTCCTGCTAG